One stretch of Xanthomonas sp. DAR 35659 DNA includes these proteins:
- a CDS encoding DegT/DnrJ/EryC1/StrS family aminotransferase translates to MRTEIPPTAGLPLRWRDLWPARAPQRLAAQLGLPGALLTCSGTAALVIALRTLAASCRRRQVVVAAYTCPLVALAVAHCGLHLVLCDLLPDSLDPDPAQLAQRCGNDTLAIIATHLGGRLSDLAPLRQAAAACGAMLIEDAAQALGGVHADGTPAGLGGDIGFCSLAVGKGPTLYEGGLLLSRHAPLRHSLADTAARLALPDWRWELRRSVQLLGYAALYRPRALRWAYGAPLRRALRRGDRLGAAGDHFDREIPQHAVGAWREAVGVRASARWPAFLAQLRDQGRRRSARLSTLPGLTVIADTPGAQGSWPILMVLLPDAATRERALAALWPRGLGVAVPFVHALPDYAYLRGIVDPAPMPNARDFAERCLSISNSPWLDEDGFEAIVAVLRQVCAERIGEADHHQARIAAAAHIPL, encoded by the coding sequence ATGCGCACTGAGATCCCGCCCACCGCCGGCCTGCCGTTGCGCTGGCGCGACCTGTGGCCGGCGCGCGCGCCGCAGCGCCTGGCCGCGCAACTCGGCCTGCCCGGCGCGCTGCTGACCTGCTCGGGCACCGCCGCGCTGGTCATCGCGCTGCGCACCCTGGCCGCGAGCTGCCGGCGCCGCCAGGTGGTGGTGGCCGCGTACACGTGTCCACTGGTGGCGCTGGCGGTGGCCCATTGCGGCCTGCACCTGGTGCTGTGCGATCTGCTGCCCGATTCGCTCGACCCGGACCCGGCGCAACTGGCGCAGCGCTGCGGCAACGACACCCTGGCGATCATCGCCACCCATCTCGGCGGCCGCCTCAGCGATCTGGCGCCGCTGCGCCAGGCCGCCGCGGCCTGCGGCGCGATGCTGATCGAGGACGCCGCGCAGGCGTTGGGCGGCGTGCATGCCGACGGCACCCCGGCCGGCCTGGGCGGCGACATCGGCTTCTGCAGCCTCGCCGTCGGCAAGGGCCCGACCCTGTACGAAGGCGGCCTGCTGCTGTCGCGGCATGCGCCGCTGCGGCACAGCCTGGCCGACACCGCCGCGCGCCTGGCCCTGCCGGACTGGCGCTGGGAACTGCGCCGCAGCGTGCAGTTGCTGGGCTATGCCGCGCTGTACCGGCCGCGCGCGCTGCGCTGGGCCTACGGCGCGCCGCTGCGCCGCGCGTTGCGCCGCGGCGATCGCCTCGGCGCCGCCGGCGACCACTTCGACCGGGAGATTCCGCAACACGCGGTCGGCGCCTGGCGCGAAGCCGTCGGCGTGCGCGCCAGCGCGCGCTGGCCGGCGTTCCTGGCGCAGCTGCGCGACCAGGGCCGGCGCCGCAGCGCGCGCCTGTCCACCCTTCCCGGCCTGACGGTGATCGCCGACACCCCGGGCGCGCAGGGAAGCTGGCCGATCCTGATGGTGTTGCTGCCCGACGCCGCCACCCGCGAACGCGCCCTGGCCGCGCTGTGGCCGCGCGGGCTGGGCGTGGCGGTGCCGTTCGTGCATGCACTGCCCGACTATGCCTATCTGCGCGGCATCGTCGATCCGGCGCCGATGCCCAACGCGCGCGACTTCGCCGAGCGCTGCCTGAGCATCAGCAACAGCCCGTGGCTGGACGAGGACGGATTCGAGGCGATCGTCGCGGTGCTGCGGCAGGTGTGTGCGGAGCGGATCGGCGAGGCCGACCATCACCAAGCACGCATCGCTGCCGCAGCCCACATTCCCTTGTAG
- a CDS encoding arginase family protein translates to MSAPVALDLDGSLGAVPGALRLPLQDWHDGLRFACSLRRLRRFGATLDAALPARHGTVLLGSGDFHHLSLPLIARAARRAQAPLRVVVFDNHPDNMRFPFAVHCGSWVWRVAALPQVARVEVVGITSGDVGAAHAWENHLRPLYRGKLRYWCSGVDVGWARRIGLGAAVRGFASGRELIDAFLQQLHATPMPTYLSLDKDVLDPQDARTNWDQGELRVPHLLAAIALLHGQLIGSDITGEVSLVRYPQWWKRRLAALDAQPPPSPQALPTWQAQQHALNLRLLQALAEAGTAG, encoded by the coding sequence ATGAGCGCGCCGGTCGCGCTGGACCTGGACGGATCGCTGGGCGCGGTGCCGGGCGCGCTGCGCCTGCCGCTGCAGGACTGGCATGACGGGCTGCGCTTCGCCTGTTCGCTGCGCCGGTTGCGGCGCTTCGGCGCGACGCTGGATGCCGCGCTGCCGGCGCGGCACGGCACCGTGCTGCTGGGCAGCGGCGACTTCCATCATCTGAGCCTGCCGCTGATCGCGCGCGCGGCGCGACGCGCGCAGGCGCCGCTGCGGGTGGTGGTGTTCGACAATCACCCGGACAACATGCGGTTCCCGTTCGCCGTGCATTGCGGTTCGTGGGTGTGGCGGGTGGCCGCGTTGCCGCAGGTGGCGCGGGTGGAGGTGGTCGGCATCACCTCCGGCGACGTCGGCGCCGCGCACGCCTGGGAAAACCATCTGCGCCCGCTGTACCGCGGCAAGCTGCGCTACTGGTGCAGCGGCGTGGACGTCGGCTGGGCGCGGCGCATCGGCCTGGGCGCCGCGGTGCGCGGCTTCGCGTCGGGCAGGGAGCTGATCGACGCGTTCCTGCAACAGTTGCATGCCACGCCGATGCCGACCTATCTGTCGCTGGACAAGGACGTGCTGGATCCGCAGGACGCGCGCACCAACTGGGACCAGGGCGAACTGCGGGTGCCGCACCTGCTCGCCGCGATCGCGCTCCTGCATGGGCAATTGATCGGCAGCGACATCACCGGCGAGGTGTCGCTGGTCCGGTATCCGCAGTGGTGGAAGCGGCGGCTGGCCGCGCTGGATGCGCAGCCGCCGCCCTCGCCGCAGGCGTTGCCTACGTGGCAGGCGCAGCAGCACGCGCTGAACCTGCGCCTGCTGCAGGCGCTGGCCGAGGCGGGGACGGCGGGCTAG